The following are from one region of the Nostoc cf. commune SO-36 genome:
- a CDS encoding SDR family NAD(P)-dependent oxidoreductase, whose protein sequence is MVVENQRTVVVTGASTGIGQACALLLDQLGFSVFAGVRQDIDAQTLKQKGSQRLIPIFLDVTDAESIAAAVEKVTNAVGGAGLFGLVNNAGIAVPGPLELLAIAEFEHQMQVNVTGQLAVTQAFLSLLRQSRGRIVNMGSISGRSPAPFLGAYNASKFALVALTDVMRMELRPWGISVSIIEPGAIATPIWEKSLSQSEIAQQDLSQTAQNLYGQAMNIVRKKMQILASGGISADIVAQTVVHALTAKQPKTRYLVGQDAKIGAFLKHILPDHLHDRIILYSMGL, encoded by the coding sequence ATGGTTGTAGAAAATCAACGTACAGTAGTGGTTACAGGAGCCTCAACAGGAATTGGTCAGGCGTGTGCTTTGCTTTTAGACCAGTTGGGCTTCTCTGTTTTTGCTGGAGTGCGTCAAGATATTGATGCTCAAACACTTAAACAAAAAGGGTCACAAAGGCTCATTCCGATTTTTCTAGATGTTACTGACGCTGAATCGATCGCAGCTGCGGTTGAAAAGGTAACAAATGCAGTCGGCGGTGCGGGGCTTTTTGGTTTAGTGAATAATGCTGGAATTGCTGTCCCTGGCCCCTTAGAATTATTAGCGATCGCAGAATTTGAACACCAGATGCAGGTTAATGTCACTGGACAATTAGCAGTAACACAAGCGTTTCTGAGTCTATTACGCCAGAGTCGGGGTCGAATTGTGAATATGGGTTCCATTTCTGGTAGAAGCCCGGCCCCGTTCTTGGGAGCTTACAATGCTTCCAAATTTGCCCTCGTTGCACTCACTGATGTGATGCGGATGGAGTTACGCCCTTGGGGAATCTCTGTTTCTATTATCGAACCTGGGGCGATCGCTACTCCAATCTGGGAAAAGTCCCTAAGTCAATCGGAAATAGCACAGCAGGATCTATCCCAAACTGCACAAAATCTTTACGGACAGGCGATGAATATTGTCCGCAAGAAAATGCAAATTCTCGCATCTGGGGGAATTTCTGCGGATATTGTTGCTCAGACTGTTGTGCATGCGCTGACTGCAAAGCAACCAAAGACACGCTATCTCGTTGGACAAGATGCCAAAATCGGAGCGTTTCTGAAGCACATTTTGCCCGATCATCTCCATGACCGGATAATTTTATACTCAATGGGTTTGTAA
- a CDS encoding cysteine peptidase family C39 domain-containing protein, with amino-acid sequence MAYLSFYLADCGAVYLAMINQYCGIHLNLYTLRNFATGAFLQGLTEAAQTLRYEALLVRASLSKLDSYYNPWIARWQVIHYVCSCLES; translated from the coding sequence ATGGCGTACCTATCCTTTTATTTAGCAGATTGTGGCGCTGTGTACTTGGCAATGATTAACCAATACTGCGGCATACACTTGAACCTCTACACTTTGCGTAACTTTGCTACAGGCGCATTTCTCCAGGGTTTAACAGAAGCAGCCCAAACTTTAAGATATGAAGCGCTATTAGTCAGGGCGAGCCTTAGTAAGCTGGACTCATATTATAACCCGTGGATAGCTCGTTGGCAAGTAATTCATTATGTATGTAGTTGTCTAGAGAGTTAA
- a CDS encoding HetP family heterocyst commitment protein — protein MNQDIAGISSNLDNTVKAQQFDKVVEAILAGKYSWACVLMLRFGGYNPLHYIPYRTYNRLLKENSQANRAKQQQNENLKMLKHTNDSRSDSNVSSTCLSKIKDLAYLEVVGKQKTEIRNGSLDHKLGQHISEHQSIKSPLKPEKTQDISLKSCGFN, from the coding sequence ATGAACCAAGACATTGCTGGTATTAGTAGCAACTTAGATAACACAGTAAAGGCTCAACAATTTGACAAAGTAGTTGAAGCAATTCTTGCTGGAAAATATTCCTGGGCATGTGTTTTAATGCTGCGATTTGGTGGTTATAATCCTCTCCATTACATTCCATATCGCACCTACAATCGATTGCTGAAAGAAAACTCTCAAGCCAACAGAGCAAAACAACAGCAAAACGAAAATCTAAAAATGCTGAAACATACTAATGATTCCAGGTCTGATAGCAATGTATCATCAACCTGCTTAAGCAAAATTAAAGACCTCGCTTATCTGGAAGTAGTTGGAAAGCAAAAAACAGAAATTCGTAATGGTAGTTTAGACCATAAATTAGGGCAGCACATTAGCGAACATCAATCAATAAAATCGCCATTAAAACCAGAGAAAACTCAAGATATTTCCTTGAAATCCTGTGGATTCAATTAA
- a CDS encoding DUF3067 family protein: MTGQELRQMLLEKWGYSYDVQFRRAQGKIFLQVMWKYLEQASFPLSEAEYQEHLDTIANYLHALGGSTQVQTFISQTRDRPRLGKAVSIPLDLGERSSEWIL; the protein is encoded by the coding sequence ATGACAGGACAGGAATTACGTCAGATGTTGCTTGAGAAGTGGGGATATTCTTACGATGTGCAGTTTCGGCGGGCACAGGGAAAGATATTTTTGCAAGTCATGTGGAAATACTTGGAGCAAGCTTCTTTTCCGTTGAGCGAGGCGGAGTACCAAGAGCATCTTGACACCATTGCTAATTATCTTCATGCCTTGGGTGGGTCAACGCAAGTACAAACATTTATTAGCCAAACACGCGATCGTCCCCGGCTTGGCAAAGCTGTTAGCATTCCTCTAGATTTGGGTGAACGTTCTTCGGAATGGATATTATGA
- a CDS encoding AI-2E family transporter, whose amino-acid sequence MQTRKLLDWWQTFTPIARIGAIALFVPLLVLNGWAISVFFDYFHSLIVILVGASVLAFLLNYPVSWMEHHGARREQVAILVFLLALSILLALGVTLFPLALTQAQQLVARLPELIDSGRSQLMILNEKAETYGLPINLDALVVQINDRVKGQLQAIAGQVLNLAVLTVTSLLDILLTMVLTFYLLQHGGELWESLVEWLPNKFRDPFSKTVRLSFQNFFITQLILSTCMASALIPTFLWLKVPFGLLFGLTIGLMALVPFGGSVGIAMTTLLVALQDFSMGVRVLIAAVIIQQILENLIAPRILGSFTGLNPVWILISVLTGARIGGLLGVIVAVPTAVVIKTALSALRPGSETNDSTTGEITTPVAANQSSKAEANKTLSISEATLP is encoded by the coding sequence ATGCAGACACGCAAGCTACTCGACTGGTGGCAAACATTCACTCCAATAGCGCGAATCGGGGCGATCGCGCTATTCGTTCCGCTACTAGTTCTCAATGGTTGGGCAATTTCGGTATTTTTTGATTATTTCCATTCTCTCATAGTCATTTTAGTCGGAGCCTCAGTGCTAGCATTTCTGCTCAACTACCCCGTGAGCTGGATGGAACATCATGGTGCTAGGCGAGAGCAAGTCGCTATTTTAGTATTTCTCTTGGCTTTATCGATTTTATTGGCGTTGGGTGTGACACTTTTCCCCCTGGCTCTTACCCAAGCTCAACAATTGGTGGCTCGCCTGCCGGAGTTGATCGACTCTGGACGCTCTCAGTTGATGATATTAAATGAAAAAGCTGAGACTTATGGTTTACCGATTAACCTCGATGCTCTGGTAGTGCAAATCAACGATCGCGTCAAGGGACAATTACAAGCGATCGCAGGACAAGTTTTAAATCTAGCTGTACTCACAGTCACTAGTCTGCTAGATATTCTCTTGACAATGGTTTTGACTTTCTATCTTTTACAGCATGGGGGCGAACTCTGGGAAAGTTTAGTGGAATGGCTACCTAATAAATTTCGCGATCCTTTCTCCAAAACAGTCCGCCTCAGCTTTCAAAATTTCTTCATCACCCAGTTGATTTTATCCACCTGCATGGCCTCAGCCCTCATTCCTACCTTTTTGTGGCTGAAAGTACCATTTGGGCTACTATTTGGCTTAACTATTGGACTGATGGCTCTCGTCCCCTTTGGTGGTTCTGTAGGCATCGCCATGACTACATTATTGGTAGCATTGCAAGATTTCTCAATGGGTGTGAGAGTGTTGATCGCAGCAGTAATTATACAGCAAATTCTCGAAAACTTAATTGCCCCCAGAATTTTAGGCAGCTTTACAGGTTTAAATCCAGTTTGGATTTTAATTTCGGTCTTAACAGGGGCAAGAATTGGCGGACTATTGGGTGTAATTGTGGCAGTACCCACCGCTGTTGTGATTAAAACTGCTTTAAGCGCCTTGCGTCCTGGCAGTGAGACAAACGACAGCACCACTGGGGAGATAACTACACCTGTTGCAGCAAACCAGTCCTCGAAAGCTGAAGCTAACAAGACTTTGAGCATTTCTGAAGCGACATTACCCTAA
- the rpe gene encoding ribulose-phosphate 3-epimerase codes for MTQNLSQKPIVISPSILSADFSRLGDEIRAVDAAGADWIHVDVMDGRFVPNITIGPLIVEAIRPVTTKPLDVHLMIVEPEKYVEGFAKAGADIISVHCEHNASPHLHRTLGQIKELGKKAGVVLNPGSPLELIEYVLDLCDLVLIMSVNPGFGGQSFIPGVLPKIRKLRQMCDERGLDPWIEVDGGLKANNTWQVLEAGANAVVAGSAVFNAKDYAEAITAIRNSKRPSPELAKV; via the coding sequence ATGACCCAAAACCTATCTCAAAAGCCCATTGTAATTTCTCCATCTATCCTATCAGCCGATTTTAGTCGTCTGGGTGACGAAATCCGCGCCGTAGACGCAGCTGGAGCAGATTGGATTCATGTTGATGTAATGGACGGTCGTTTTGTACCTAATATTACAATAGGCCCTCTGATTGTGGAGGCGATTCGTCCGGTTACGACTAAACCACTGGATGTCCACTTGATGATTGTGGAGCCAGAAAAGTATGTAGAGGGATTTGCTAAGGCTGGTGCAGATATTATCTCCGTACACTGCGAACATAATGCCTCCCCACATCTGCACCGCACCTTGGGACAAATTAAAGAGCTTGGTAAGAAAGCTGGAGTTGTACTTAATCCTGGTAGCCCTCTAGAGCTAATTGAATACGTTCTAGATTTGTGCGATTTAGTACTGATTATGAGCGTCAACCCTGGTTTTGGTGGTCAAAGCTTTATCCCTGGTGTATTACCCAAAATCCGCAAGTTGCGTCAAATGTGTGATGAACGCGGTCTTGACCCTTGGATTGAAGTAGATGGGGGATTGAAAGCAAATAATACCTGGCAAGTTTTGGAAGCGGGAGCTAATGCAGTTGTAGCTGGTTCAGCAGTATTTAACGCTAAGGATTATGCTGAGGCTATTACAGCAATTCGCAACAGCAAGCGTCCTAGCCCAGAACTAGCCAAGGTTTAA
- a CDS encoding tRNA-binding protein codes for MGQVTYDDFEKVEIHIGKIIKVEEFPKAKKPAYKLWIDFGDLGIKKSSAQITKLYKQEELINRLILAVTNFPPRQVANFISEVLVLGVVLDGGEVVLIQPDRDVAVGKRIL; via the coding sequence ATGGGACAAGTTACTTATGATGACTTTGAAAAAGTTGAGATTCATATTGGCAAAATCATCAAAGTCGAAGAGTTTCCCAAAGCGAAAAAACCAGCTTATAAATTGTGGATAGATTTTGGTGATTTGGGCATCAAAAAATCTAGTGCCCAAATTACTAAACTTTATAAGCAAGAGGAACTAATAAACAGATTAATATTAGCTGTTACTAATTTTCCACCCCGTCAAGTAGCTAATTTCATCTCCGAAGTTTTAGTTTTGGGAGTGGTTTTAGACGGTGGAGAAGTTGTGTTAATTCAACCAGATAGAGATGTAGCGGTGGGCAAAAGAATTTTATAG
- a CDS encoding serpin family protein: MNRQKFSDAKENFLQRRYGVSLGRRYALAAASVVLFSVLGCSQLDSSKNALAQSSLPQPENPLQKKTVNTDTKIVESSNKFGFKLFSELLKNDRGENNLFISPSSVAIALAMTYNGASGSTQQAMAKTLELQGMNLPEINSSYAAALKQLLDNSDAKVQLKIANSLWANQDVRFAADFLNRTQDFYQAKVSNLNFKDAAASSIINNWVKENTNGKINQIVEKIEPDQVLFLINAIYFKGNWTNEFDKNQTVQYPFYITSGRRKQHPMMSQKGDYRYYESEQFQAVSLPYGKDGKLSFYIFLPKQNSNLKGFYQNLNAENWEKWMAQFNKQKGFIRLPRFKTDYEVTLNDALKTLGMGEAFSNKANFSGMGKNFAISQVKHKTFVEVNEEGTEAAAATSVGIVATSLRDEPEPFRMIVDRPFFCAIRDNQTGKILFMGSIIEPQ; this comes from the coding sequence ATGAATCGGCAAAAATTTAGTGATGCGAAAGAAAATTTCCTGCAAAGACGTTATGGCGTAAGTCTAGGCAGACGTTATGCTCTGGCGGCTGCAAGTGTTGTTCTATTCAGTGTATTAGGGTGTTCTCAACTCGATAGTAGCAAAAATGCCCTTGCACAATCTAGTTTACCTCAGCCTGAAAATCCATTGCAAAAAAAAACAGTCAACACTGATACAAAAATAGTTGAGTCTAGCAATAAGTTTGGCTTCAAACTGTTTTCAGAACTTCTGAAAAATGATCGGGGTGAGAATAATCTTTTTATCTCACCTTCGAGTGTTGCGATCGCCCTTGCTATGACCTACAACGGCGCTAGCGGCTCGACTCAACAAGCAATGGCAAAAACCCTAGAATTACAGGGGATGAATCTACCAGAAATTAACTCTTCTTACGCGGCGGCATTAAAGCAGCTTTTAGACAATTCTGATGCGAAAGTGCAACTAAAAATTGCTAACTCACTTTGGGCAAATCAAGATGTGAGATTTGCGGCAGACTTCCTCAATAGAACCCAGGATTTCTATCAAGCTAAGGTGAGCAATTTAAACTTTAAAGATGCCGCCGCATCTAGTATTATCAATAACTGGGTAAAAGAAAATACTAATGGCAAAATTAATCAAATAGTTGAAAAGATTGAACCCGATCAGGTGTTATTTTTAATCAATGCTATATATTTTAAAGGTAATTGGACTAACGAATTTGACAAAAATCAAACTGTTCAATACCCTTTTTACATCACATCTGGCAGACGAAAACAACACCCAATGATGTCACAGAAAGGTGACTACAGATACTATGAAAGTGAACAATTTCAGGCAGTTAGTTTACCTTATGGTAAAGATGGTAAACTCAGTTTTTATATCTTCCTGCCCAAACAAAACTCTAACCTCAAAGGCTTTTATCAAAACTTGAATGCTGAGAACTGGGAAAAATGGATGGCTCAGTTCAACAAACAAAAAGGGTTTATTCGCCTACCCCGCTTCAAAACAGATTACGAAGTTACACTCAATGATGCCTTGAAAACTTTAGGCATGGGAGAGGCTTTCAGCAACAAAGCTAATTTTTCTGGCATGGGTAAGAATTTTGCCATTAGCCAAGTCAAACATAAAACTTTTGTGGAAGTGAACGAAGAAGGAACGGAAGCAGCTGCGGCTACTTCAGTGGGAATAGTAGCAACATCTTTGAGAGATGAACCAGAACCATTCCGAATGATTGTTGATCGTCCCTTCTTCTGTGCCATCAGGGATAATCAGACGGGAAAAATTTTGTTTATGGGTTCAATCATTGAGCCACAATGA
- a CDS encoding S8 family serine peptidase, whose product MTKKLTWIIWGLSASCLSAPVIALVLESALGTNGIDALKVHQAPYNLIGRKIAIGQVEIGRPGMFGWDKAVSKNRAISLAAVFLRNVPAKSNSGVDPHAYNVAGVMVSQDKALPGVAPGARLYSSAVGSTKNMGQPEECLSAQHIALQNGGDVRAINFSFGEPLSRDPRPKATLDGNALLTLCVDWSSRVHDILYAIAGNQGKGGIPIPTDNFNGINVAFSSRRGGVFNKVDVANLAGANQGVSGRLAGREFNLDGRRAISLVAPGNNIPLLNPDGKLNKVTGTSFAAPQVTATVALLQEFADRQMRTKQPHWSINARRHQVMKAVLLNSADKILDSGDGLRLGMTRTLIDKQNQNWLDSDAYKDPKIPLDAQMGAGHLNVSRAYQQFSAGQWQASATVPAIGWDYRTIDVGAFVDYILAKPLKQGSFVAVTLNWDRLVELNDRNKNQQYDVGENFRDRGLNNLDLYLVKADAQNSDSGAICSSISQIDSVEHIFCPVPAAGNYKIRVQFRQKLNEATQPYSLAWWSVPIN is encoded by the coding sequence ATGACTAAAAAACTAACCTGGATAATTTGGGGATTGAGTGCTTCTTGCCTGAGTGCGCCGGTAATTGCTTTAGTTTTAGAATCTGCGCTAGGAACTAACGGTATTGATGCTTTGAAGGTACACCAAGCTCCTTATAATTTAATCGGCCGTAAGATTGCTATTGGTCAGGTGGAAATTGGCCGACCGGGAATGTTTGGGTGGGATAAGGCGGTCTCTAAAAACCGTGCCATATCTTTAGCGGCGGTGTTCTTACGCAATGTTCCAGCTAAGTCTAATAGCGGTGTTGACCCCCATGCTTACAATGTCGCTGGTGTCATGGTGAGCCAAGACAAGGCTTTGCCGGGAGTTGCTCCGGGAGCGCGATTGTATTCGTCGGCGGTGGGTTCGACTAAAAACATGGGTCAGCCGGAAGAATGCTTATCAGCACAGCACATAGCGTTACAAAATGGTGGTGATGTCCGTGCCATTAACTTTAGCTTTGGTGAACCTTTAAGCCGCGATCCTCGACCAAAGGCTACTTTAGACGGCAATGCTTTACTAACTTTATGTGTTGACTGGTCTAGTCGCGTTCATGATATTTTGTATGCGATCGCAGGCAACCAGGGTAAGGGCGGTATTCCCATTCCTACAGATAATTTTAACGGAATAAACGTGGCTTTTTCATCCCGCCGAGGGGGAGTTTTTAACAAAGTAGACGTGGCTAATCTGGCCGGCGCTAACCAAGGAGTGAGTGGAAGACTAGCTGGAAGGGAATTTAATCTTGATGGGCGACGTGCTATTAGTTTAGTTGCTCCTGGCAATAATATTCCTTTGCTCAATCCTGATGGCAAATTGAATAAGGTTACAGGTACAAGTTTTGCAGCGCCTCAAGTTACTGCTACTGTTGCTCTGTTACAAGAATTTGCTGATAGACAGATGCGGACAAAACAACCTCACTGGAGCATCAATGCTCGGCGTCATCAAGTGATGAAAGCTGTGTTGCTGAATTCAGCAGACAAAATTTTAGATAGCGGCGATGGCTTGCGGTTGGGAATGACCCGAACACTAATTGATAAACAAAATCAAAACTGGCTAGATTCTGATGCTTACAAAGATCCAAAGATTCCTTTGGATGCTCAAATGGGAGCGGGTCATTTAAATGTATCTCGTGCTTATCAGCAATTTAGTGCTGGTCAATGGCAGGCATCAGCTACGGTGCCAGCTATTGGTTGGGATTATCGCACAATCGATGTTGGAGCATTTGTTGACTATATATTAGCAAAACCTTTAAAGCAGGGAAGTTTTGTTGCTGTCACCCTGAATTGGGATCGATTAGTGGAACTCAACGATAGAAATAAAAACCAGCAGTATGATGTGGGCGAAAATTTCCGCGATCGCGGTTTAAATAATCTCGACCTATACTTAGTAAAAGCTGATGCTCAAAATTCCGATTCTGGTGCTATTTGCTCCTCAATTAGCCAAATCGATAGTGTAGAACACATTTTCTGCCCCGTTCCTGCTGCTGGCAATTACAAAATCCGTGTCCAGTTTCGTCAAAAGCTTAATGAAGCGACTCAACCCTATAGTTTAGCTTGGTGGAGTGTACCTATCAATTGA
- a CDS encoding GH116 family glycosyl hydrolase yields the protein MTNQLSPKIPSCTWSRPIGLGWDKPYTVRYASNIDDGPWHGMPLGGFGAGCIGRSSRGDFNLWHIDGGEHTFKNVPACQFSVFESNGTSSQAYALSTQAPDDGTLKAWQWYPTLPATEGIGNYHALYPRSWFVYENVFQAQLTCEQFSPIWAGNYQETSYPVAIFLWNAHNPTDAPITLSIMLTWQNMVGWFTNALKSPEVRVRDDGSPVYEYQPRWGESQGNYNQIVEDSQQFGCVFGRVGGDEPLQEGDGTWCIATLKLPQVEVFHHSRWNPDGTGEEVWQSFAQDGSLPNYLDGTPVADNTQLGAAMATPAAGIAIRFTLQPGETLEIPFVLAWDLPITEFAAGVNYYRRYTDFFGKSGDNAWAIASTALQEYQSWRSQIQSWQQPILDREDLPDWFKMALFNELYDLTSGGTLWTAASEIDPIGQFAVLECLDYRWYESLDVRLYGSFALLMLFPELEKSVIRAFARAIPQGDDTPRIIGYYMTIKAESPIAVRKVAGATPHDLGAPNEHVWQKTNYTSYQDCNLWKDLGSDFVLQVYRDFLLTGADDVEFLADCWNAIVQTLDYLKTFDLDGDGIPENSGAPDQTFDDWRLQGVSAYCGGLWLAALEAAIAISDILLTYQIGNTALAAQKSTYQAWLEQSRPIYDEKLWNGQYYKLDSQSGSDVVMADQLCGQFYARLLDLPDIVPSDRALSALKTVYDACFLKFCNGEFGAANGVRPDGSPENPKATHPLEVWTGINFGLAAFLVQTGMKDEALRLTQAVVEQIYNNGLQFRTPEAITASGTFRASTYLRPMAIWGIYLVID from the coding sequence ATGACAAATCAACTCTCCCCAAAAATTCCCTCTTGCACTTGGAGCCGTCCCATCGGTTTAGGCTGGGACAAACCTTATACTGTTCGCTACGCTAGCAATATCGATGATGGCCCTTGGCATGGTATGCCTTTAGGTGGCTTTGGTGCAGGTTGCATCGGTCGTTCTTCACGGGGAGATTTTAATCTGTGGCACATTGATGGCGGTGAGCATACTTTCAAAAACGTTCCCGCCTGTCAATTCAGTGTGTTTGAATCCAATGGTACATCTTCTCAAGCCTACGCTTTGTCTACGCAAGCACCCGATGATGGCACTCTTAAGGCTTGGCAGTGGTATCCAACACTTCCTGCCACTGAGGGAATAGGGAATTATCATGCGTTATACCCACGTAGCTGGTTTGTGTATGAAAATGTATTTCAAGCACAGTTGACCTGTGAGCAGTTTTCCCCAATCTGGGCAGGTAATTACCAAGAAACTAGCTACCCAGTGGCAATATTCCTCTGGAATGCCCATAACCCCACAGATGCACCGATTACTCTCAGTATCATGCTCACTTGGCAAAATATGGTGGGCTGGTTTACAAATGCTCTCAAATCTCCTGAAGTGCGGGTGCGCGATGATGGTAGTCCGGTTTATGAATATCAACCACGCTGGGGCGAAAGTCAAGGGAACTATAACCAAATAGTTGAAGATTCACAACAGTTTGGCTGTGTTTTCGGTCGGGTTGGTGGTGATGAACCTTTACAGGAAGGCGATGGAACTTGGTGTATTGCAACACTGAAGCTGCCCCAAGTGGAAGTATTTCACCACAGCCGATGGAATCCTGACGGAACGGGTGAGGAAGTGTGGCAAAGTTTTGCTCAAGATGGCTCTTTGCCCAATTATCTTGATGGCACTCCAGTGGCAGATAATACACAGCTTGGGGCTGCGATGGCTACGCCGGCCGCAGGCATCGCAATCCGTTTTACTCTCCAACCAGGCGAAACTCTCGAAATCCCCTTTGTCCTCGCTTGGGATTTGCCGATTACAGAATTTGCCGCCGGAGTCAACTATTATCGCAGATATACAGACTTTTTTGGTAAAAGTGGTGATAATGCCTGGGCGATCGCATCTACTGCACTACAAGAATACCAAAGCTGGCGATCGCAAATTCAAAGTTGGCAACAACCGATTCTCGACCGGGAAGATTTGCCCGACTGGTTTAAAATGGCTCTATTTAATGAGCTTTATGACCTTACTAGCGGCGGTACTCTCTGGACTGCTGCATCAGAAATTGACCCCATCGGTCAGTTTGCAGTGCTGGAATGCTTAGATTACCGTTGGTATGAAAGTCTAGATGTGCGCTTGTATGGTTCTTTTGCCCTGCTGATGCTGTTTCCAGAATTAGAAAAGTCAGTAATTCGAGCATTTGCACGGGCAATTCCTCAAGGTGATGATACTCCACGAATAATTGGCTATTACATGACAATTAAGGCAGAAAGCCCGATCGCAGTTCGTAAAGTTGCAGGTGCAACACCCCACGATTTAGGCGCACCGAATGAACACGTTTGGCAGAAAACCAACTACACCAGCTATCAAGACTGTAACTTGTGGAAGGATTTAGGTAGTGATTTTGTTTTGCAAGTATACCGTGATTTTCTGCTCACGGGTGCTGACGATGTAGAATTTTTAGCAGATTGTTGGAATGCGATCGTGCAAACCCTCGACTACCTGAAAACCTTTGACCTTGATGGCGATGGCATTCCCGAAAATTCTGGTGCGCCTGACCAAACCTTTGATGATTGGCGGTTACAGGGTGTCAGCGCCTATTGTGGTGGGTTGTGGTTGGCAGCGTTAGAAGCTGCGATCGCTATCAGCGATATTTTATTAACTTACCAGATTGGTAACACAGCATTAGCGGCGCAAAAGTCCACTTATCAAGCTTGGTTGGAACAATCTCGCCCCATTTATGACGAAAAACTTTGGAATGGCCAATATTACAAACTTGATAGTCAAAGTGGTTCCGATGTGGTAATGGCAGATCAATTGTGCGGCCAGTTTTATGCTCGTCTCCTGGACTTACCTGATATTGTACCGAGCGATCGCGCCCTTTCTGCCCTAAAAACTGTTTATGATGCGTGCTTTTTGAAATTCTGCAATGGTGAGTTTGGTGCTGCTAATGGTGTTCGTCCTGACGGTTCACCAGAAAATCCCAAAGCTACTCATCCTTTAGAAGTTTGGACGGGGATAAACTTTGGGCTGGCAGCTTTTCTCGTGCAAACAGGAATGAAGGATGAAGCATTGAGGTTGACACAAGCAGTGGTAGAACAAATTTATAACAATGGTCTGCAATTTCGCACACCTGAAGCTATAACCGCATCTGGTACTTTTCGCGCCAGCACGTATCTGCGGCCAATGGCGATTTGGGGAATTTACTTGGTTATTGATTAG
- the tatC gene encoding twin-arginine translocase subunit TatC, translating to MTPSQDVDTVTVPNLDSEGYGNSDTDPLDELPGEIEMSLFDHLEELRQRIFYSLIAVAVGIIGCFFAVKPIVQLLEVPAQGVKFLQLAPGEYFFVSLKVAAYTGIILTSPFILYQIIQFVLPGLTRRERRIVGPVVLGSSVLFGAGLVFAYLLLIPAALNFFISYGADVVEQIWSIDKYFEFVLLLLFSTGLAFQIPIIQLLLGNLNIVSSERMISGWRYVIMGAVVLGAVLTPSTDPLTQSLLAGAVLGLYFGGVGLVKLTGK from the coding sequence ATGACACCTTCACAAGACGTAGATACTGTAACCGTTCCCAACCTTGACTCCGAAGGATATGGCAACTCAGACACCGATCCTCTTGATGAGTTGCCAGGTGAAATCGAAATGTCCCTTTTCGACCACCTAGAAGAGTTGCGACAGCGGATTTTCTATTCGCTGATTGCCGTAGCTGTGGGTATTATCGGCTGTTTCTTTGCCGTTAAGCCGATTGTCCAGCTACTTGAGGTTCCAGCACAAGGAGTAAAATTTCTCCAACTTGCACCTGGAGAGTATTTCTTTGTCTCCCTGAAAGTTGCAGCCTACACTGGTATCATACTTACTAGTCCTTTCATTCTTTACCAAATTATCCAATTTGTGCTTCCAGGACTAACTCGCCGTGAACGCCGTATAGTGGGGCCTGTGGTTTTGGGTTCGAGTGTGCTGTTTGGGGCTGGGTTAGTATTTGCCTATTTACTGCTGATTCCCGCAGCTTTGAATTTTTTCATCAGCTACGGAGCAGATGTTGTTGAACAAATTTGGTCAATTGATAAATATTTTGAATTTGTGTTGCTACTGTTATTCAGTACCGGTTTAGCATTTCAAATTCCCATCATCCAACTGTTGCTCGGTAATTTGAACATTGTCTCGTCTGAACGGATGATTTCTGGTTGGCGTTACGTGATTATGGGAGCAGTGGTTTTAGGAGCCGTCCTGACACCTTCTACTGACCCATTAACTCAAAGTCTCTTAGCGGGAGCAGTTTTAGGGCTTTATTTCGGTGGTGTGGGACTGGTTAAGCTCACAGGTAAATAA